The Megalobrama amblycephala isolate DHTTF-2021 linkage group LG18, ASM1881202v1, whole genome shotgun sequence genome segment TGTTCctgaaatctgattggttgattcgaatgttgttccaggatcaacaaagatgttgatccaggaacatgttggtGAAATCAGTTTCTGTCACTGTGGCATGAGGCATAGCGGCATATGGACAActgaagtatattttaaaattttacatgTGCCAGGATCCATCCCTACACACAACAATACTAACTGGTGCAAAGAATGTACACAAAAACATGAATACCTGTAGTTGAAAATAACTTTGAATATGTATTTTGTTAATCTATTTAGTACTGTAAATGTGTCATGTACATAATGTTATACACAACAActgttttttaagttttttaaattcataaaaaagtGGGAAAAAAGCTTATTTGTGCTTTCACTTATAACTAAATAAAGGTGTTTTCTCGTTTTTCCCCCATGAGTGAACAATTAAACCCAAGAGATTTCAGTACATCTCTTACAGAAATCCCTAATGATAAAATGCTAATAAAAACCATCCAATCCTCACAACATTTACGTTTATTTGTGAGAGACTCACTGTCATTCCTTCAGTCAACTGTGGATTTTGAAGCCTATAATGAGATGTAAACGGTTTATCTGAACCTTCGTTAATATTGTTTTGTATACAATTTTTATTGAATTGTCATTATGCTTCATGTGATTTAAGGGATCGTGCATATGATGGATAATTCGTCTTATGTGATATTGACTCTTATGGTGCCCAAAGACTCCAAATCATATAGACATGTATATTTTGTTTGCTTTCTTGCCTTATATGTGCTTATATTGTCAATGAATATTCGTCTTTTTATGGTCATTATTATGGAGAAAGCACTTCATGAACCGATGTACATATTCTTAAGTCATCTGTGTATAAATGGGGTTTATGGAGCCTCAGGATTTTACCCTAAATTTCTGTATGATTTAATATTGGATTCATATGTGATCTCCTCTCACATGTGTGCTCTGCAATCCTTTGTTATTTACAGTTCTTTACTGTGTGAATTTACAATATTAACAGTGATGTCTTATGATAGATATGTAGCCATATGCAAACCTTTAGACTATCATTCCAAATTAACTAAAAACACCTGTGTGAAATTAATTCTGTTTTCATGGTTTGTTCCCACTTTTTCTTTGTTCACTGCCACCCTGTTATCAAATTTGAAGCCATTTTGCACTTATCATATAGATAAATTATATTGTGACAACTGGTCAATTGTAAaactttcttgtgcatcatcttttgTAAATAATGTCTATGGATATATTGTCACTGTCATATTTTTAAGCTTTGTAGTTTTCATCATAGTATCCTATATTAAACTGATCGCTGCATGCAAAGCATCTTTAGAAAACAGAAGGAAATTCTGGCAAACATGTCTGCCACACATTTTATTACTCATAAATTTCACTTCCTCTATGTTATTTGATATAATGTATAGCAGATATGGTTCAAATGACATTCCAGAGAGTCTGCGTCATTTTTTGGCTTTAGAATTAGTTATAGTCCCACCTGTATTTAATCCTCTAATCTATGGATTAAATATTAGAGCAGTGCGCAAAAGAGTTTTTACTTCATGTGTTGCATCAAGGTGtaaatgcaaaaatgtaaaacataaataattcTGAATGCTTAAACAGCATgacacttttttgttgttgttgtttataaatgatttgtcacaaaatgtgtttttggtaaGGAAATTTCTAATGAAGAGTGAAATGTGTATGTGATATATTCCAAGCCAGCACACCTATGTGGGTCTAAATGGGTGTCACCCAGGCTATCTAACTGGGGCACAGCCAGTTTTGTGCTCGGTTTCCATttaggccccacatgggttagcaCAGAATTTAGGACTCCGGTCACTTCACATTTatttagcactttattcaatagattgcttaaaagcaagcagctttacagaatcaaacatgaaaaacggtgtcagtgcctcatttcatcagaagcacaacttcattttctacTATAATAAAGAAGACAAAACGAACTTTGTTTTGGCCcgattttgttcgaaattatgtcacatcagttcgttcttcgattttgtttgaagtatattgGGTCCTTTAGATgtaatcaactgaagataaaagacattaaggggtgccctccacaggtcaaagttttgaactaatttatatatgcaatatgctagtatataacaattagtttgactttgacctgtggagggcagtaatacacttagcagtgtctacactgccggaattcttatagagaagaagaagaagaagaagaagaagagagctagttcaagatataattttcataattttcattttctgcattataatataattttcaaattttttcagaaaattagcgatggtttcactagataagacccttatttctcatctgggatcgtgtagaacaatttgaagctgcagtgaaactaattttgaccttcaactgtttggtgcccattgaagtccactatatggagaaaaatcctggaatgttttcatcaaaaactttaatttcttttcgactgaagaaaggaagacatggacatcttgaatgacatgggggtgagtaaattatcaggaaaagtttatttaaaagtgaactaatcctttaactgaaacatgttatttcaaaatgaaaacatcaggtgagttctagtaaccatttcaagtcaatttaacatgatgcaatcacatttgaaccaaaaacaatggtgttaaatcaaaataaattgtttaaataaagtgaaagcataaaaaaaaacctattttatatatatatatatatatatatatatatatatatatatatatacacatacacagtgtatatcaatattgatatatatatccAAGTAATACATGAGTCTTCTTTGAAATACAACGTTAATCTGAAGTTATACCTGCCTCCTGgtaggtttaatttaagcctcaaTTTAGTCCTGGAGTAGCTCTAGTCTTCCTTCAGGAAATTAGCTTATTAAACGCTGGACTAGACTAAGTCTAGGACTATTATAAAACATGACAGATaaagcagatttctgttaatctggTTTAAGGGGCCATTGGCTTAATCTCTGTCCAGGAAACCGCCcctaaatctctcaagatctgattaaacaactaaATGAACAAAGTTCATTTTATTGTTGTGTTGTGATTCAACAAGAGATCTAGCACAGATAAATAAGAAAATCTGAATgagttttaaaacacaatttacaCATTTTGAACTCCTGCGAGTTTTACTCACACAGACATATGAATCTCAACGGTGACATacttcatgccgcaatgcattcTTGGAGCCATGGATGCGTTTTGTATGATGCACCCAGAAAGCATTGATTGCAGCATAAAGAACAAACAATGTCATTGTTTTTGAGATCCataggctgattcttgatgtctgtgtgtcaaACTTGGAGGGGTTTAAAAGTGTTTtgtgcaaaatgttttttataaaggagctcaaaacatttcttaaatCATTTAGTTTTTCACTGCTGAATTTCTTGCTGTAGAGccacaatacaaaaataaaattaacttaataaaatataatcttATAAAACTCCAACAtcatggcctggtttcacagacagggcttagactaaggcaggattaggccttagttaatttagggcatttaagtagcttttataaacataccatagaaaaaaacattactggtgtgctttttgatataaaacaaaactgacacattttaaaatatgtcagtacaagttactttcagtttaaacagctcaaacatgcattttagtctaggactagcttaagccttgtctgtgaaaacCAGGGGAATATCTGTGAATTAAGCCAATACATGATGATTATGTTCTTATCATCAAGCAGCTGACAGCATCTGATCACATTTTCCATTGCTGttcttgccataacaaa includes the following:
- the LOC125253002 gene encoding olfactory receptor 49-like, producing MMDNSSYVILTLMVPKDSKSYRHVYFVCFLALYVLILSMNIRLFMVIIMEKALHEPMYIFLSHLCINGVYGASGFYPKFLYDLILDSYVISSHMCALQSFVIYSSLLCEFTILTVMSYDRYVAICKPLDYHSKLTKNTCVKLILFSWFVPTFSLFTATLLSNLKPFCTYHIDKLYCDNWSIVKLSCASSFVNNVYGYIVTVIFLSFVVFIIVSYIKLIAACKASLENRRKFWQTCLPHILLLINFTSSMLFDIMYSRYGSNDIPESLRHFLALELVIVPPVFNPLIYGLNIRAVRKRVFTSCVASRCKCKNVKHK